A window of Eubalaena glacialis isolate mEubGla1 chromosome 11, mEubGla1.1.hap2.+ XY, whole genome shotgun sequence genomic DNA:
ccaAGGTGAGAATCCCTTGCCCATACAGCTCTTTGTCCCAAGTGGGTAAGGttcaaggaggaaaaataatgttaagatagatggatgatgaatggatgggttggtagatggatggatggatggatggatagaaggatggatggatgggtggatggatggatgggtgggtgaatgtatggatgaatagatgaatggattggtatatggatggatagatggattggtataaggatggatggatgaccaACTGGCCAGGCAGACTGactaaggaatgaatgaatgaatgaagaaggaaAGGCTGGGTTAATCAGTTGATTGGTGAAGATCTCTGTCACAAAAGTAGCAGCCAAATTAGTGAACAATCACTAttaagcacttactctgtgctaaGCACATTCACAAGGTATCTTTTCACTCTCACCACCATTCTAAGAGGTGGGTGCcattattaatcccattttacagatgaggaaactgaggcacagaccgGTTCAgacacttgcccaagttcacgtGGCTAATAAATGGGGGAATTAGTGTTTGAACCCaggttgcctggctccagagcccacacactgAACACTCCATAGTTGCTGGGAATTATAAATCTCTCTACCCATATGAGCGGTATCATAAGAAGGAACAGCCAGATccatggacagacagacagaaggagGGACAAACGGACAAGAGGGCTCGAGATACACATAGCAGACCACAAAAGAACTGTGAGTGCACCCAATAATCAACCTGTCATCATGACATGTTTGTCTCCACACGTATCCAGTAGAAAAAGATTCCCTAAATTAGGAAAGTACTCACTCGAAGGTTGGTCCTTGTCTGTGCTAAAGGGAAAATtgtaggggggaaaaaaggaaacacatggttaaaaaaaaccaTCCTCAAACCTGTAGTCTCTTCATATGACAAGACCCGGCAGTGGGAAGGTTGACAAAGAAACTGGGGAGCTGCTTTTTCCTGGAAGCTCTGTAAGCAGGCAGGGCCCTCGTGGAAAGCAAATGGCAAACGAGGTTCAAACCTTCCCCTGAGGCTCCCACACCTAGAAATGTCTGGATTGTGTCCTTTCCGTGGCTGCTGTTTTAGTTTGCGGGGGGCATGTTACACACACAATAAAAACACACGCATCCTAACTATAGAGCTGGTGCATGTTTACATATGCACACGCGTGTGTAATCACCACCCCCAACAAGGCACAGAACCTTCCTAGCACCCCCAATGTGCTCCCCCGTCCCATTACATCCCACAAAGTTTACCACTGCTCTGATTTGTCTTGTTGGCCTTTCATTTTGTCTGTTCGTCTATGAAATGAAATGGTATGTactctcttgtgtctggcttctttcactccctttttattgtttttgagtggtttttctttgactttgttGCTAAATTCTCCGCCCCAGCGCACCTCCTAGAAGCAAGGTTCTGGGCCCCAAGTAGGCCGAACTCTCCCTGGAGAGCCGGGCGGCCCCTCCGACCGTGGACCTGGGGGGTGGAGAGGGCAGCCTGAGACCCAGGGCTCAGCACGGAGGCAGCTGCCAGGAGGGGCACACATCCCTGTGTTGCCCTCACAGACATTTCCGAGCTCATCAGCGGCTGAGAAGGGTGATTTTAGGGCCATGAAGGGAGAAGGGGTGCAGCGCCCATGACCACTAACTGCACCCTCCCTCTCAAGTTCCCCAAACTCGGAGCCTGAAGCTTCAGCCTTGACAGGGCCCCGTGCAGAGCCGCTCAGTGGCTGGGTGACAGGGAGGTCATTTAGCCTCCCCGAGtcagggtgggctggggtggTTCGAGGCCGGGGACAAGCCCTCCTCCTAGCGTGACCTTGGGAGGGTAAATGGGCCAACGAGCGCACGGGCCCCGCTGGCAGGAGGGACCAGCAGAGGTCTGCTTCCTCCGCCCTTGGCCATGCTCGGCTCACACGCCTGGACCACAGACCTTACCCGTCATCAGCTGGCAGAGGTTTgagcccttccccccaccccatccccagtgGACATCCAGGAGCCGTAGACCGGAAGGACCTCAGGGCTGGGGGCGCACAGGAGGGGGAAGGTCCCCTCATATACATCACCTATAACTCTCACAGCAGCCCCAACAAGTAGGCATGGGTCCCCCTTTATCAGAGGCGtgaagaagctcagagagggggagtgacttgcccaagggcacataGCTCAGACATGGCTGATCTGGGATTTCAGTCCAGGTGGGGCTGGCTGCCCAGCCTCCGAGCAGAAGAGAACTGAACTCACCCAGCTGGGGTTGCTGAGGGTAAAATGGGTTAAGGGAGCTGAAACAGCCCAGTGCCCTGCACACAGTAGGCCTTCAGTAAGTGTTAGACCGGAAAGGAGAATCCACAACTTTCCTGCAAGGAGCCCACTCTCAGACCAAAACCGGAAAGACCTTTGGACAAGACAGGGGTGGGCTGCAAAGTGGGGAAGCCAGGCAGCCACATGTGGCAGGGTCTGGAGAAATACTGCCCGGCAGGGAGAGCCAGGGGCCCTCTGCAGCTCTTGCAACTTTGCAAAGATGAGAAACATTCTGCCTGTACCCAGTAAAGATCCTACAATTCACGGGGCAGAACCAGCGTCCCAAACCCAGGGACCTGCAGCAGGGCTGGGCTCCCACCCAGGGAACGGGGCAGGGACCTGGGCAGGTGCCCGGAAGTGTGAGCCTACaggtggcaggagggagggaccCTTGGCTGAGGTCAGTTACAATCTCCAACAAAAGGGAGTCCAGGAATGCAAAGCGGCCACGTCTCCCTGGAGAGACAACGCAGCTGGGGTGTTGGAGGGCCTGGGTCGGGGGTACGAGGTACatgtatggtttcctttaccaCCCAGGCAGTCAGGAGTTTAGGCCACAGGCCAGCCTGGTCCCGCGCTGCTAAGGCCCTTCTAAAGGTTGACCTGTGGCCTGCAGTTCAGAGACGCCTAATGGGACCCCCTGCTTCTCCCAGACCCCAGGACTCTGCGGCTCTCTTGTTCCCGAGCGCACGTGCCCGGCCCTCGTCCCGATGTGAGTATGTCCACCTCTGCCATGAAGCACATGCTGTGCCGGTGGGTGTCGAGGCAGAGGGGAGAGCTTACTGGCTGATCGACTTCTGGTGTCCTGCGTGCGCGGACAGACGAAAGGCCGACAGCTGGCTGACCCGGGCACTCCAGGTCCCAGCCCCACccggtacacagtaggtgctcactacGCGCTGGTGGTATGAGTGAGCCCGCGGCGCCCTTGCCTCCTGGCACTGGTTGTCAGTTTCACGCCCGGCTGCAGAATCTCCCCGCCATGGATGAGGGAAAGGCTTCCCGGCAGCACCCGGCTCCAGGTGTTAGGAAACCAGCCTGGGGTTGGGGTCCAGAGACCCCAGTTTCCGGGTCCCTCCTGGCCCCCAGTGCCTGCAGTGTGACCTCATGACCGAGGGCCAGAGCCCCTTCTGACCCCAGCTCTGCCTGTTTTGCCGGGCTTGCGGAGGGTGGCGGGCGAGCCCTGTGAGGGCCGATGCAGGCCCCGCAGCAATTAGAAGGGTCGGCAGAGTGAGGGCCCCTCCCAAGAAGGTCAGGCAGGtctgccccgcccccggccccaggccccaggctccACCACCCATTCCTGAGAAAGCACAGCCGGCCTCCGCCCCTGGTCCCTCCCTCACCGGCACTCAGTGAGTTGCTCCACCGACATCTCCGACTTCAGGCCACTCTTGGTGCTctaggagagagaaaaggggatggAAAGGATGAACCACAGAAAATTCTAGGACCACGCCTGCCACTAGAGGAGACTGTAGTGGCCACAGCAGCCCCGAGGGACCCAGTTTACTCTGCCTCACCCGCTCCTCAGGGGGCCTCCTGAGCAGCCCTCACCACTGGGGCCAGCTTAATTGTCCTTCTTCCCACAGGCCTTGAGCCCCACGAGGATGGGGACCGCGTCTGCCTCGTTCCCCAGGTATCCCCAAAGTCtgcccagtgcctggctcacaggGTATCAATGGACACGTGTTCATCTGAATaacaaatgaatgagtgggtgaatgaatgaaggaatgaagtcACCTCTGATTTACATACGTGTAAACAAAGCCATGACACCGCTCAGTGGAGAATTCAAGTCCATTGTTTTGAACAAGTAAGAGTGCATTCCTCTGAGTTTGGCTGTACTCAGCGTGTTCTGTCGGGTGGGTTAAAGAGAAGCCGGCTGCCCCCCAGGTaccgaggggctgggggaggggagagcgggGAGCAGAAGCAGGTGGGGCCTGTTTGTGGCGCTCAGGGTCTGTCTGAGAGAGAAGGCATGGACTCCCAGGGCATCAGCTACAGCAGAAGTCTGCACGTGCTAGACAGGGAGCGCCCCGTGGGTGGAGAAACCCAGAAAGGTCCCTGGAACCTTCGTCACACCCATCTGTCGAGGGATGAGACCATCACAGTGAGAGGGCAGTGGCTGTGGCCCAGTGGTGTGAAGACTCCAGAAAGGCCGTGAACAGATGGTCACTTACGGCCCATGTGGTTGCCGTCAGCCAGGACCTTCATGATGCCACAGGCAGGTGCCGTTTGCTGAGTAGGTGGGAGTGGCCGGCCCACAGCCCTCCTCGTGGCCTCACTGGCCTCTCAGCATCTCCCGCCCACAGCTCCAGCCCAACCCCCCACTGCTGTCCTGGTGGGATTTGGTGTTTCTCATGGCTCCCTGGAACTCACCCCAGTTCAGCCCCCGCCCCGTGCAGCACGCCCCCATCGAGGGTGTGGCGATATGGCCCCGAGATGTTCAGCCAGCAGGCAGGCATCCTACGGCGCCCTGTGCCTTACCTCCATGATGATCACCTCCACCTTGACATTGGTCGGGAGGGACAGCTCCGGCTGGAAGCACTTGGCCAGGGCCACGAGGAGATGCAGGGTGgccagcaggtccttgttgaagatgcctgggaggggagggggcacaaGGTCAGAGCCCTGGAGGACGACCAAACCTGGGGCCACATGGTGGGTTCCTTATCGTACAACCACCCTCTGCAGGCTGAGGAGCTCTGTGTCCAGCCTTCAGGAGAGCAGAGGTCCGGAGATCTACACTTGGAACCTAAAAATAGTCACACTTTGCCCCAGTCATCCCTCTTCTGCAAGTACAGCCCAAGGGCACAATCCACCCTGTGGACGGGGATTTTAACACAcagatgttcactgcagtgctgtttaAACAGCTAAATGTCCCACAGCAGGGCCCTGGACGAACAAATTGTTAGATTTAAGCTGAATGCGACCTGATTCGGGGCCAACATTACAAACATCAATTACTGAACGTGAGACTTGCAGTGGCGAAGGTAGTGGCAGGGGACCCAACAAAAAGCGGGTTTGAAAACTGTTACATCCTCACCACCCAACCTCGGTGAAGCTATTCAAtgtctcttggcctcagttttctcatctggaaaatggggaagaTGTAGAGGTTGGAATGGCAGGAAATCATACCAAATGGTTAACGGGGTGGGGCTTTGCACACTCCCATTTCTTACGAGCAGGCACTGCAGATGCAACTTAGCTAAATTAATGAAGCAGGATGGTTAGTGCCCATCTGACGAGGTAGATGAGGGCGTGTGTGATGCTTGGAACTCAGTAAGCAGTGGCCGCATTATAGACAAGGCTGCGTTTTATCACCCTTGTGCTGTGCTTCAAGGCAGCACCCCCCCGCACCCCGAGTAGGGGGGCTGTGattctgcctccccccaccctccccgacACCAGCCCCACGCACTCTCCACGCTCCACTTGGCCTGCGGCTCCTCCACCTGTAGGCTCTGGCTGGCAGCCTCCAGGACCACCGCGAGCTTGCGCCGCTGGCTGGCCGCGGTCAAGGCAATCTCCTCCACGTCCAGCTTGACTCCAGTCAgcttctctgagggcaggggaaggagtaagagggagagagagggtgggAAAGCCTGGCGGGGGGGACAGTTGGGGCCCCTGCAGGGGACCCACAGCTAGTCTGCTTCCTCCAGGGAGGCAGGGTGCTGCCCTTCCTCACGGGGCACGCAGGCTGCATGATGGGGTGAGCTCTGCCCCGGGCCCACCTCACGTTGACCATCCCtgtgccccaccccccagcctcccACACGTCAACGTGCTTCTCATTCCTGTGGGGCagggtggcccagtggttaaagCCGAGACCCCTGGATCCCCCACTTTCTTCACGATGAGACCTTGGACAAGGTACCAGGCCTCCCAGAACTCAGTTTCCTGGTCTGTAAAACGGGCATAGTCACAGGACAGAGTTGTTCTGAAGATTAACTGCACCTGCTCCGTGGCAAGGGCTCAGGAAGCCGTAGCTCATGGGACTGTCCTGCAGCCAGTCTGCCAAGGGCACCGCAGAGGGCACTGAGCAGGCCCCAGGCTGGCCCAAGGGGAGTCGGGACCACCCAGCCCTCCAGGACTGCCCAGATTTGGAAGCAGCCACTTACGGAAAAGGTGGTGCAGGATGAGTCCGTCAAAAATATCCTCCTCCAGGCTGCGGACCACGATGTGCTCGGGCAGGAGCTCAGCATTGATCCACTCCATCAGCACCTGTGGGCCCCGAGTGACAGCTAGCCCGGGGCCACTCCTCACCCGGCCTCTCACCAGTCTcagctctgccctcctcccaccaGCCAACTCCTACCCATCCTGCAAGGCCAGGAAAAGCATCACCTCTTCTGGGAAGCCTGTTCTGATCTCCCAGGCTGAGTCAGGGGCCTGCTCTGGGCTCCCGAAGACCTGAGCACTGCGGGCTATTGTTTGTTCTATGTAAGGTTTTGATAATACACGGGCGCTGGTGTCCCGCCCCCTCCCGCAAACTGCAGCAAAGCCCGAGGGCTgtctctggaggtcagaagtgcaGAGAAGCAGCACCCCATCCCTTTAAGGGAGCAGCCCGAGCTACACGGGACTTGGTGGATAAACACCCCAGCTCCTCTGCCCCAGCAGGAAGCCTCCAAGGTGCCCGCTCCATACTGGCTCCCAGAGGTTCCCAGTCGGCTTGAGCTCCGACAACCATCACCTGCTCCATCACCCACCCTGGGTGTCTCCTTCCCACCTGTCTTACTTCCCTGCtccccttccttgtctcctggGATTACCTCCCAACTCAATATTTGCACCTGAATCTTTAGTTCAGGATCAGCTTCTGGAGGAACCCAAACTAAGATGAAGTGTCAGCGTGTCAGCGTGCCACCAGGTTTTCTTCTGTGTCCCAGGGCCCAACAGAGGGAAAAGTAGATGGGGGGATggagagaatgggagggaggaagaaaaggatggaaaatggGCCACAAATCCTCTAGGGGGTCAAAGGTGGTGCAGGCCAGGAGGCCTCCTTGGAGGAGGCAACAGAAAGGCCCCATGGAAACTACAGAAGTAGGGCAGAGGAAAATGGAGGTCCCAAGCCTGTGCCCAGCTTGTCCTACAGCCAAGAAGAGTACCAAGAAGTGGGTGATGCATGCCTACACCTGCCCACTTCGCCAGCTGTCCTTTGCCCTGGGCAGCTGAGCCTGAGAAGGAGCACAAGATTGGAGGCCAACAACCTgggtcaaatcccagctctgtcgcTGGCCAGCCATGTGTCCCCCACAGGTCAGGTCACTTCTCCGAGCCTCACCATCTGCTCCCTGGGATGCAGGTGCCAACAGATCCCTCTCAACTGCCGTGAAGTTTGCTGGCATCATGTACGTAAAGGCACACAgtcggtgctcaataaatatccctTCACGCAGCCACTCAGCAAGTCTCCCAGGGGCCTGCGGGATCGCCACCCACCAGCCTGAggtcggggaggggagggggcagcctgCGGTCCCCACCCCAGGAAGACAAAAAGACTCCTCCAGAGAAAGAGGGTCAGAGAAGGATGCCACACCTTTTGCAGTTCTTCAAATTTGGGATCCTTCCTGGAAGTGGGTGGCAGGAACTTCTTCTTTTCTCCTGGAAGCAGAGATGAGCATATGTGTCTGAGGACCCTGCAGGCCGCCCCCAGAGCTGGCACCTCGACCACAAGAGGAAATCGGTCGCGCTgcttcacacgcacacacacacatgcacacacacgtgcatacaagtgcactcacacacacacacccctgcacacacacatgtacaaacGCACAGATGCACAGACACATgcccccaca
This region includes:
- the PARVG gene encoding gamma-parvin encodes the protein MEPEPLYNLMQVPGRVDPPAGETLSQGEKKKFLPPTSRKDPKFEELQKVLMEWINAELLPEHIVVRSLEEDIFDGLILHHLFQKLTGVKLDVEEIALTAASQRRKLAVVLEAASQSLQVEEPQAKWSVESIFNKDLLATLHLLVALAKCFQPELSLPTNVKVEVIIMESTKSGLKSEMSVEQLTECRTDKDQPSKDVFDELFKLAPEKVNAVKEAIMNFVNQKLDRLGLSVQDLDTQFADGVILLLLIGQLEGFFLHLKEFYLTPKSPAEMLHNVTLALELLKDEGLLNHPVSPEDIVNKDAKSTLRVLYSLFRKHKLKESTDGVPLESPN